The window GACGGCGTGGAGCTCGCGGCCGAGGTGCTGGCCGCCGGTGTCTTCCCGGAGTCCGAGCCGCTCGAGCCCGACGTCGACGAGCCGGACGAGGACTCGCTGGGGATGCTCGACGACGAGCCGCTGCGGGAATCGTTGCGGTAGAACCCCGAGCCCTTGAACACGACGCCGACCGAGTTGAACACCTTGCGCAGCTCGCCGTGGCACTCGGGGCATTCGGTGAGGGACGAGTCGGAGAACGACTGAACGATCTCGAAGTGGTGGCCGCACGTCTTACAGGCGTACTGATAGGTGGGCAACGGGATCCTCCAAAAAGACTCTGCTCGATTCTACTCGCCGAGCCGCTGCAGCCGCGTCGGAGTGCACAGCCAGCCGATCCGGACGTCGTGCGGGCCCGCGGGCAGCGCGAGCGCGACCTCGTCGTCGTGCACGACGCCGACCAGCCGCTC of the Cumulibacter manganitolerans genome contains:
- a CDS encoding FmdB family zinc ribbon protein yields the protein MPTYQYACKTCGHHFEIVQSFSDSSLTECPECHGELRKVFNSVGVVFKGSGFYRNDSRSGSSSSIPSESSSGSSTSGSSGSDSGKTPAASTSAASSTPSAGD